The proteins below are encoded in one region of Oncorhynchus tshawytscha isolate Ot180627B linkage group LG04, Otsh_v2.0, whole genome shotgun sequence:
- the LOC112248461 gene encoding early growth response protein 3 isoform X3, which translates to MQTRSLYPEEDIPTSMNIFTNTDSINHYSQMNTDNIMDLGMGSDKGNSEIQYGSSFQSSRSGQPVTYLGKFAFDTPPSGGMGGSGWCSDNNIISLVSAGILGVSPSPGTITTQTSSSGASMGGQSSDMEQVYGPPLPAYSTCSELYQDQVSFHHSPATSTTLGYPSNDYHTTSKPSMDGSLFSMIPDYNLFHHQGEVGMMEHKPFQSMDPIRVNPPPITPLETIRAFKDKQIHPGFMGGQQHAPQHHQPPQTLTLKPIRPRKYPNRPSKTPVHERPHACPAENCDRRFSRSDELTRHLRIHTGHKPFQCRICMRSFSRSDHLTTHIRTHTGEKPFSCEFCGRKFARSDERKRHAKVHLKQKDKKPADKGSGAAGSHSSPPNSCGGSGGPSSGNIMTVTTCA; encoded by the coding sequence ATAATATCATGGATCTGGGGATGGGAAGTGATAAGGGAAATTCAGAGATCCAGTACGGCTCTAGCTTCCAGTCCAGCCGCAGCGGGCAGCCGGTCACCTATTTGGGGAAGTTTGCCTTCGATACTCCTCCGTCGGGTGGAATGGGGGGCTCTGGCTGGTGTTCAGACAACAATATCATTAGTTTAGTAAGTGCTGGGATCTTGGGCGTCTCCCCGTCGCCTGGAACTATCACCACACAGACATCGTCCTCTGGAGCCAGCATGGGCGGCCAGTCCTCAGATATGGAGCAGGTCTATGGTCCGCCACTGCCTGCTTATTCCACCTGCAGCGAGCTGTACCAGGATCAGGTCTCCTTCCACCACAGTCCTGCTACCAGCACTACCCTCGGCTACCCCAGCAATGACTACCACACCACCTCCAAGCCCTCCATGGATGGGAGCCTTTTCTCTATGATCCCAGACTATAACCTCTTCCATCATCAGGGTGAGGTTGGCATGATGGAGCACAAGCCTTTCCAGTCCATGGACCCCATTCGTGTCAACCCCCCACCCATCACACCACTAGAGACTATTCGCGCATTCAAAGACAAGCAGATTCATCCAGGTTTCATGGGCGGGCAGCAGCATGCTCCTCAGCACCACCAGCCACCACAGACACTAACACTCAAACCAATCCGACCACGGAAGTACCCAAACCGGCCCAGCAAAACCCCTGTGCATGAGCGGCCACATGCCTGCCCAGCAGAAAACTGTGACAGACGCTTCTCCCGTTCAGATGAACTGACACGCCACCTCCGCATCCACACGGGTCACAAACCCTTCCAGTGCCGCATATGTATGCGCTCCTTCAGCCGAAGCGACCACCTGACTACCCACATCCGCACGCACACGGGCGAGAAGCCCTTCTCCTGTGAATTCTGTGGACGCAAGTTTGCCCGGAGTGATGAGCGCAAGAGACATGCCAAAGTTCACCTCAAGCAGAAGGACAAGAAGCCGGCCGACAAGGGGAGTGGAGCGGCTGGCAGCCACAGCTCACCCCCCAATTCCTGTGGTGGCAGTGGGGGGCCTAGCAGTGGCAACATCATGACTGTCACTACCTGTGCTTAG
- the LOC112248461 gene encoding early growth response protein 3 isoform X2, translating into MSSLINTIPDSLYPEEDIPTSMNIFTNTDSINHYSQMNTDNIMDLGMGSDKGNSEIQYGSSFQSSRSGQPVTYLGKFAFDTPPSGGMGGSGWCSDNNIISLVSAGILGVSPSPGTITTQTSSSGASMGGQSSDMEQVYGPPLPAYSTCSELYQDQVSFHHSPATSTTLGYPSNDYHTTSKPSMDGSLFSMIPDYNLFHHQGEVGMMEHKPFQSMDPIRVNPPPITPLETIRAFKDKQIHPGFMGGQQHAPQHHQPPQTLTLKPIRPRKYPNRPSKTPVHERPHACPAENCDRRFSRSDELTRHLRIHTGHKPFQCRICMRSFSRSDHLTTHIRTHTGEKPFSCEFCGRKFARSDERKRHAKVHLKQKDKKPADKGSGAAGSHSSPPNSCGGSGGPSSGNIMTVTTCA; encoded by the coding sequence ATAATATCATGGATCTGGGGATGGGAAGTGATAAGGGAAATTCAGAGATCCAGTACGGCTCTAGCTTCCAGTCCAGCCGCAGCGGGCAGCCGGTCACCTATTTGGGGAAGTTTGCCTTCGATACTCCTCCGTCGGGTGGAATGGGGGGCTCTGGCTGGTGTTCAGACAACAATATCATTAGTTTAGTAAGTGCTGGGATCTTGGGCGTCTCCCCGTCGCCTGGAACTATCACCACACAGACATCGTCCTCTGGAGCCAGCATGGGCGGCCAGTCCTCAGATATGGAGCAGGTCTATGGTCCGCCACTGCCTGCTTATTCCACCTGCAGCGAGCTGTACCAGGATCAGGTCTCCTTCCACCACAGTCCTGCTACCAGCACTACCCTCGGCTACCCCAGCAATGACTACCACACCACCTCCAAGCCCTCCATGGATGGGAGCCTTTTCTCTATGATCCCAGACTATAACCTCTTCCATCATCAGGGTGAGGTTGGCATGATGGAGCACAAGCCTTTCCAGTCCATGGACCCCATTCGTGTCAACCCCCCACCCATCACACCACTAGAGACTATTCGCGCATTCAAAGACAAGCAGATTCATCCAGGTTTCATGGGCGGGCAGCAGCATGCTCCTCAGCACCACCAGCCACCACAGACACTAACACTCAAACCAATCCGACCACGGAAGTACCCAAACCGGCCCAGCAAAACCCCTGTGCATGAGCGGCCACATGCCTGCCCAGCAGAAAACTGTGACAGACGCTTCTCCCGTTCAGATGAACTGACACGCCACCTCCGCATCCACACGGGTCACAAACCCTTCCAGTGCCGCATATGTATGCGCTCCTTCAGCCGAAGCGACCACCTGACTACCCACATCCGCACGCACACGGGCGAGAAGCCCTTCTCCTGTGAATTCTGTGGACGCAAGTTTGCCCGGAGTGATGAGCGCAAGAGACATGCCAAAGTTCACCTCAAGCAGAAGGACAAGAAGCCGGCCGACAAGGGGAGTGGAGCGGCTGGCAGCCACAGCTCACCCCCCAATTCCTGTGGTGGCAGTGGGGGGCCTAGCAGTGGCAACATCATGACTGTCACTACCTGTGCTTAG
- the LOC112248461 gene encoding early growth response protein 3 isoform X4, with amino-acid sequence MDLGMGSDKGNSEIQYGSSFQSSRSGQPVTYLGKFAFDTPPSGGMGGSGWCSDNNIISLVSAGILGVSPSPGTITTQTSSSGASMGGQSSDMEQVYGPPLPAYSTCSELYQDQVSFHHSPATSTTLGYPSNDYHTTSKPSMDGSLFSMIPDYNLFHHQGEVGMMEHKPFQSMDPIRVNPPPITPLETIRAFKDKQIHPGFMGGQQHAPQHHQPPQTLTLKPIRPRKYPNRPSKTPVHERPHACPAENCDRRFSRSDELTRHLRIHTGHKPFQCRICMRSFSRSDHLTTHIRTHTGEKPFSCEFCGRKFARSDERKRHAKVHLKQKDKKPADKGSGAAGSHSSPPNSCGGSGGPSSGNIMTVTTCA; translated from the coding sequence ATGGATCTGGGGATGGGAAGTGATAAGGGAAATTCAGAGATCCAGTACGGCTCTAGCTTCCAGTCCAGCCGCAGCGGGCAGCCGGTCACCTATTTGGGGAAGTTTGCCTTCGATACTCCTCCGTCGGGTGGAATGGGGGGCTCTGGCTGGTGTTCAGACAACAATATCATTAGTTTAGTAAGTGCTGGGATCTTGGGCGTCTCCCCGTCGCCTGGAACTATCACCACACAGACATCGTCCTCTGGAGCCAGCATGGGCGGCCAGTCCTCAGATATGGAGCAGGTCTATGGTCCGCCACTGCCTGCTTATTCCACCTGCAGCGAGCTGTACCAGGATCAGGTCTCCTTCCACCACAGTCCTGCTACCAGCACTACCCTCGGCTACCCCAGCAATGACTACCACACCACCTCCAAGCCCTCCATGGATGGGAGCCTTTTCTCTATGATCCCAGACTATAACCTCTTCCATCATCAGGGTGAGGTTGGCATGATGGAGCACAAGCCTTTCCAGTCCATGGACCCCATTCGTGTCAACCCCCCACCCATCACACCACTAGAGACTATTCGCGCATTCAAAGACAAGCAGATTCATCCAGGTTTCATGGGCGGGCAGCAGCATGCTCCTCAGCACCACCAGCCACCACAGACACTAACACTCAAACCAATCCGACCACGGAAGTACCCAAACCGGCCCAGCAAAACCCCTGTGCATGAGCGGCCACATGCCTGCCCAGCAGAAAACTGTGACAGACGCTTCTCCCGTTCAGATGAACTGACACGCCACCTCCGCATCCACACGGGTCACAAACCCTTCCAGTGCCGCATATGTATGCGCTCCTTCAGCCGAAGCGACCACCTGACTACCCACATCCGCACGCACACGGGCGAGAAGCCCTTCTCCTGTGAATTCTGTGGACGCAAGTTTGCCCGGAGTGATGAGCGCAAGAGACATGCCAAAGTTCACCTCAAGCAGAAGGACAAGAAGCCGGCCGACAAGGGGAGTGGAGCGGCTGGCAGCCACAGCTCACCCCCCAATTCCTGTGGTGGCAGTGGGGGGCCTAGCAGTGGCAACATCATGACTGTCACTACCTGTGCTTAG